The following is a genomic window from Malus sylvestris chromosome 7, drMalSylv7.2, whole genome shotgun sequence.
AATTTAATTATTGATGTGATTAATTGGTatatgtaattattataatgTGTCCTAATCATCACCATTATTATATTATAACTCTCTCTTTATGAAAAAATTGCAATCCCCTATCCCAACATTTTTCTcgtattttaagtttttaactaGAAATATAGTTtcgtacattttttttcttcatcataCTCTTGTTTAATGTtgtctttaaattttttttcatacaagCGACAATGTGAGATGTCAATTGCAATAATAAACTTTCTTTCAAgtttattcaattcaaatacaaaaaataaatataggtgtTAATAGAAAAAGTATACATAAATCACTTctcttaaaaattatttttatttatttatttatttattttgtatagaATGCTCCCGAACGTGCTTAtgtcaaaaagaaaaactaaaactaaaactaaaaactagttactttttcttttaatttctttttagttttttttttttaaagaggaATAACTGGTGGCAAGTCACACTTATCCACCTCTTTCGGACCCAGAGATACTATACGGAATTTCACCCTGCCTGTggcaacagtaaaaaaaaaaactcactaacTTGAAGTATCGAACATGAGACATCTCACAACTTTTGTTTATTGGGGAGCCACAATTTGGATCCTTACCAATGAGCAATTTGctgtaattttttaatttctttttagtttgggagctaaattaatttctttttactcAATGAGTCAAACTTTCCAACAAACAAACCACATCCCCACACTCCTCAAAGCCATAAACGTTTATATTATAACTCCAACCCAAATATAGATACAACTCCCCCACAAAATATCCCAAAATAAATCCCAAATATTTAGAGGGTTCCCAACCAATGAAATGTTAAAATTTCCACCCTGAAATTTGGAATTCTCGTTCCCCCATTAAACaaatcttttaatttttgacagaaaaaaaaaacaaaaaccaaaaccaaaatctttgaattttctttgttttgatcaaCCAAAACTGTCAACCGAAAAATGAGACCAAAACCAGCTATCTTTGCAGAAAACCACCATCAGATTAACtgattttaattaagtttaaacaGTTTCTTTGTCTTGTTTGATCTTCATTAAATATTGCAGTTCTTTGTCCTCTGATCTCcatcaatctctctctcctcttcttcctctctttctctctctaaacagtGATTAATCACAGATCATTAACCCAAATCAAAAGCTTTCAACTTTGCTTTTACTCTTTCTGCATAAAAGAAGAGAAACTGCTGCCACCAACAACCCATCTCTCCAAGAAACCAGAAGATTCCCCCATCACCTAACCAGAACATGGATAGGAGCTAAAAGGAGCTCACTTTTTCTTATCTGCAACCACCGCTACccccgccgccgccgccaccgccTTTTTCTGAGGAAATCTCGAGGAACCCAGTTCGTCAAACCCTAAACCGGACCCAAATCCCAAGCTTTCCGGCCGAAATTCAGCAACCCGAGACCTGGGTTTTGCTCACATTCGCCATTGAAGATGACCCAGCTCAAGCAAATGTCCCACCTCGACATCAGTCCGCCAACGCCCGGCAAGTTCAAGATGGACAAGTCGCCCTATATTCACCGCCTCCGCGGGCACGGCTCTCTCGCCAAGCTCACATTCTGGTCCTTCGTTTTCCTCGGCTTGATCTtgatcttcttcttccactccCCGTCCCCCAATTCTCTGCCGTCCGATCCCTCCCGCCGCTCTCTCAGAACCTACAATTGGGGCGGACCCGCCTGGGAAAAACGGGTCAGGTCATCCGCCAAAGTCCGGTCTCGCCACGGAATCTCCGTCCTCGTCACCGGTGCTGCCGGCTTCGTCGGGACCCACGTGTCAGCGGCGCTTAAACGTCGCGGAGATGGGGTCCTTGGTCTGGACTGCTTTAATGACTACTACGACCCTTCGTTGAAGAGGGCTCGGCAGGCGCTTTTGGAGCGGAGTGGGGTGTTCATTGTGGAAGGCGACATAAACGACGCCCCTTTGCTGAGCAAGCTCTTCGAGGTGGTGGCGTTCACCCATGTGATGCATTTGGCTGCCCAAGCTGGTGTGAGGTATGCCATGGAAAACCCAGGTTCATATGTTCATAGTAATATAGCTGGTCTTGTTAATCTTCTTGAAGTTTGTAAAAATGCAAATCCACAACCTGCAATTGTTTGGGCAAGTTCTAGTTCTGTTTATGGATTAAATACTAAGGTACCCTTTTCGGAAAGAGACCGGACTGACCAGCCGGCTAGTCTCTATGCCGCCACCAAGAAAGCCGGTGAGGAAATTGCACACACTTACAACCATATCTATGGCCTTTCCCTTACCGGGTTGCGGTTCTTTACTGTTTATGGCCCTTGGGGAAGGCCTGATATGGCATACTTCTTTTTCACGAGGGATATATTGAAGGGAAAGACCATTCCAATCTTTGAGGGGGCTAATCATGGAACCGTTGCAAGGGATTTTACCTACATTGATGATATTGTGAAGGGATGCTTGGCGTCATTAGATACCGCTGAGAAGAGTACTGGGAGTGGAGGAAAGAAGAAGGGGCCTGCCCAATTGCGGGTTTTCAATTTGGGAAATACATCGCC
Proteins encoded in this region:
- the LOC126628306 gene encoding UDP-glucuronate 4-epimerase 3-like, giving the protein MTQLKQMSHLDISPPTPGKFKMDKSPYIHRLRGHGSLAKLTFWSFVFLGLILIFFFHSPSPNSLPSDPSRRSLRTYNWGGPAWEKRVRSSAKVRSRHGISVLVTGAAGFVGTHVSAALKRRGDGVLGLDCFNDYYDPSLKRARQALLERSGVFIVEGDINDAPLLSKLFEVVAFTHVMHLAAQAGVRYAMENPGSYVHSNIAGLVNLLEVCKNANPQPAIVWASSSSVYGLNTKVPFSERDRTDQPASLYAATKKAGEEIAHTYNHIYGLSLTGLRFFTVYGPWGRPDMAYFFFTRDILKGKTIPIFEGANHGTVARDFTYIDDIVKGCLASLDTAEKSTGSGGKKKGPAQLRVFNLGNTSPVPVMDLVTILERLLKVKAKRNIMKLPRNGDVQFTHANISSAQRELGYKPTTDLQTGLKKFVRWYLSYYSGGKKASG